A portion of the Natronococcus sp. AD-5 genome contains these proteins:
- a CDS encoding DUF7344 domain-containing protein codes for MNESSIEFDAVLDLCRDRHRRIALAVFEEEQRSLTVNDLTKTILKYNHQTPVTEVSEEALTEIRVSLYRVHIPKLESVGVIEYDPERQHAEPTERFDQLRPYLSAIIDLDPTLEEPVTL; via the coding sequence ATGAACGAGAGTTCCATCGAATTTGATGCGGTGCTCGACCTCTGTCGAGACCGGCACCGTCGAATTGCGCTTGCGGTATTCGAAGAAGAGCAGCGCTCGCTAACGGTGAACGATCTCACGAAGACGATTCTCAAATATAACCACCAAACGCCGGTTACAGAGGTTTCTGAAGAGGCGCTAACGGAGATTCGAGTCTCGTTGTACCGCGTTCACATCCCGAAGTTAGAATCGGTAGGAGTCATCGAATACGATCCGGAGCGGCAACACGCAGAACCGACGGAGCGATTTGACCAGTTGCGGCCGTACCTGTCTGCGATCATTGATCTCGATCCTACTCTCGAAGAACCCGTGACGTTGTGA
- a CDS encoding cold-shock protein has protein sequence MAKGNVDFFNDTGGYGFISTDDADEDVFFHMEDVGGPDLEEGTEIEFDIEQAPKGPRATNVVRN, from the coding sequence ATGGCGAAAGGTAACGTTGATTTCTTCAACGACACAGGCGGCTACGGTTTCATTTCGACGGACGACGCGGACGAGGACGTTTTCTTCCACATGGAGGACGTCGGCGGCCCGGACCTCGAAGAAGGCACCGAGATCGAATTCGACATCGAACAGGCCCCCAAGGGCCCCCGCGCGACGAACGTCGTCCGCAACTAA